In one Staphylococcus lutrae genomic region, the following are encoded:
- a CDS encoding YbaN family protein, which produces MKRYLLVGIGGIFTLLGFAGAVLPLLPTTPFLLVAVLCFAKSSDRFHDWLIRTKVYQAYVEDFRKYRGYTMKKKIQLLISLYIVVGFSIWMVDITLIRIGLMIMVMLQTIVLFTWVKTLPASHNTK; this is translated from the coding sequence ATGAAGCGATATCTGTTGGTGGGCATCGGGGGTATCTTTACATTACTAGGTTTTGCGGGGGCAGTGTTACCTTTATTGCCAACGACACCTTTCTTGCTTGTTGCGGTACTCTGTTTTGCGAAAAGTTCGGATCGCTTTCATGATTGGCTCATTCGAACAAAGGTGTATCAAGCTTATGTTGAGGATTTTCGTAAATATCGTGGCTACACAATGAAAAAGAAGATACAGTTACTCATTAGTCTATATATTGTAGTGGGGTTTTCGATTTGGATGGTCGATATCACTTTGATTCGGATCGGCCTGATGATAATGGTGATGTTACAAACGATTGTCTTATTCACCTGGGTTAAGACATTACCAGCAAGTCATAATACGAAATAA
- a CDS encoding transcriptional regulator, SarA/Rot family has translation MEKFQIKNMKELMKISCTTKCIYAEIKKKYGLTYEELFILTFILEHKSATYNVKDIIKASKFKPYYITKAMQKLKDYGFLTKKRNEQDERTVIIEVSKAQYEKIEQLFSEIEVLL, from the coding sequence ATGGAAAAGTTTCAAATTAAAAATATGAAAGAGCTCATGAAAATCAGCTGTACAACAAAATGTATTTATGCAGAAATTAAGAAAAAATACGGTTTAACTTATGAAGAACTTTTTATTTTAACTTTTATTTTGGAGCATAAGTCAGCAACATACAATGTGAAAGATATTATTAAAGCGTCGAAGTTTAAGCCGTACTACATTACGAAAGCAATGCAAAAACTAAAAGATTACGGCTTCCTTACTAAAAAGCGTAATGAACAAGACGAACGTACTGTTATCATTGAAGTTTCCAAAGCACAATATGAAAAAATTGAGCAGCTTTTTAGTGAGATTGAAGTATTACTTTAA
- a CDS encoding acyl-CoA dehydrogenase family protein produces the protein MRSVFTQSPIQKEWIAKLEAHREQLALYAQSNDEKHRFPYENLQWLVDEGYTQLTLPKSYDGRGATIEDMVVLQSVLGSIDGATALSVGWHVALVGEVFDKQTWTQVRLDDFAEAVKKGALANRAVSEAETGSPTRGGRPATNARFEDGMYILNGVKTFTSMSRVLTHIIVAAYIVEKNQVGFFLVHRETPGLEIADNWNMVGMRATESHDIVLNEVRVGAQYLVEMKGEGPAYQNGWLLHIPATYLGIAQAARDYALDFALVHSPNSIEGTIATLPLVQQNLGQMETKLMTARHILWSTAHAYQEATLRPHIGAETAASKIVVMNEGLDVIDLAMRVVGAKSLEMTRPLQRYFRDMRAGLHNPPMQDMAYTQIAKQALAERQSGDAE, from the coding sequence ATGAGATCGGTATTCACTCAGTCTCCGATACAAAAAGAATGGATTGCAAAACTTGAAGCCCATCGTGAGCAGCTTGCACTATATGCGCAAAGTAATGACGAGAAACATCGCTTTCCTTATGAAAATTTGCAATGGCTCGTCGATGAGGGCTATACGCAGTTGACGTTGCCTAAATCTTATGACGGGCGGGGTGCAACGATTGAAGACATGGTCGTTTTGCAGTCCGTACTTGGATCGATTGATGGGGCAACCGCTTTATCTGTCGGATGGCATGTGGCATTGGTTGGAGAGGTTTTCGACAAACAAACTTGGACTCAAGTGCGTTTAGATGATTTTGCAGAAGCTGTGAAAAAAGGTGCGCTTGCCAATAGAGCAGTGAGTGAAGCGGAAACAGGGAGTCCAACTCGAGGTGGAAGACCGGCAACAAATGCGCGATTTGAAGATGGGATGTATATTTTAAATGGTGTCAAGACCTTTACTTCTATGAGTCGTGTACTTACACATATCATTGTCGCGGCCTATATTGTTGAAAAAAATCAAGTCGGTTTCTTTTTGGTTCATAGAGAGACGCCTGGCCTGGAAATTGCTGATAATTGGAATATGGTGGGGATGCGTGCGACGGAGAGCCACGATATCGTATTAAATGAAGTTCGAGTAGGGGCACAATATTTAGTTGAAATGAAAGGAGAAGGCCCAGCTTACCAAAATGGCTGGTTGTTGCACATTCCAGCAACATATTTGGGCATTGCTCAAGCCGCGCGCGACTATGCGCTGGACTTCGCATTAGTTCATAGCCCGAATAGTATTGAAGGTACGATTGCCACGTTACCATTGGTACAACAAAATTTGGGACAAATGGAAACTAAATTGATGACGGCAAGGCATATCCTTTGGAGCACGGCACACGCATATCAAGAAGCAACGCTACGACCTCACATAGGTGCTGAAACTGCGGCAAGCAAAATTGTAGTGATGAATGAAGGATTAGATGTTATTGACTTAGCCATGCGTGTAGTAGGTGCAAAAAGTTTGGAAATGACGCGTCCATTACAACGTTACTTTCGAGATATGCGAGCGGGTCTTCATAACCCGCCGATGCAGGACATGGCGTATACGCAAATTGCAAAACAAGCTTTAGCTGAACGTCAGTCGGGAGACGCAGAATAA
- a CDS encoding ROK family protein, whose amino-acid sequence MKKVAFDIGGTYIKSAIIDHQLQLHDYDKVPTPVNEDQAIVKYIKKRLETYIEEHQLKEVVVGISTAGAVNRDTCTISYANPNILHYTGTNFESALGTLVDRLAVYNDVDAALLGELNQRNEHYESAFCLTLGTGIGGSFYHRDVGLLRGVRHRPNQIGYLLYDPETGTQYEQRASTGALKQLLLSKAYPHQHIKDLFEEAEADNVIARQYIQQWAREVARGIAEIQIIYDPEIIIIGGGVSAQGPRLLQYIVPALQNYLPDDYGYAKIEVAQLQNHAALVGAVAEL is encoded by the coding sequence ATGAAAAAAGTGGCTTTTGATATTGGTGGAACATACATTAAGTCCGCCATTATCGATCACCAACTACAATTGCATGATTATGATAAAGTACCAACACCCGTCAACGAAGATCAGGCAATTGTAAAGTATATTAAAAAACGATTGGAAACATATATTGAGGAACATCAGTTGAAAGAAGTCGTTGTGGGCATCTCGACAGCGGGAGCGGTGAATCGTGACACATGTACGATCTCCTATGCAAACCCAAACATTCTTCATTATACTGGGACAAATTTTGAATCGGCACTCGGCACACTTGTCGATCGACTAGCTGTATATAATGATGTGGACGCGGCGTTATTAGGTGAATTAAATCAACGCAATGAACATTATGAAAGTGCTTTTTGTTTAACGTTAGGTACAGGCATTGGGGGCAGTTTTTACCATCGTGATGTCGGATTATTACGAGGCGTGCGTCATCGTCCGAATCAAATTGGTTATCTCCTTTATGATCCTGAAACAGGGACGCAATACGAGCAACGGGCATCAACGGGTGCGTTAAAACAATTGTTATTAAGTAAAGCATACCCACATCAACATATAAAGGATTTATTTGAGGAAGCGGAAGCGGACAATGTCATTGCACGTCAGTATATTCAACAATGGGCACGTGAGGTGGCACGGGGGATTGCAGAAATTCAAATTATTTATGATCCTGAAATCATCATTATTGGTGGGGGTGTTTCTGCACAAGGTCCACGTTTGTTACAATACATTGTACCGGCGTTACAAAACTATTTACCTGATGACTATGGATATGCAAAAATCGAAGTCGCACAGTTACAAAACCATGCAGCGTTAGTAGGAGCCGTTGCTGAATTGTAA
- a CDS encoding biotin transporter BioY, with protein sequence MNTKFLVYTALMSAVIAIMGFIPAIPLPFMPVPIVIQNAGIFLAGLLLGRRYGTLSVIVFLLVVLVGAPLLSGGRGGYAVFVGPSAGFLLMYPIVAFLIGWMRDKYFETLDFKRTFAILLVFGVVLLDLVGAIVMGFVTHIPVSKALYFSLTFLPGDIIKAVLASLIAMALFRNPIISRVMRQLSQ encoded by the coding sequence TTGAACACTAAGTTTTTAGTTTATACAGCATTAATGTCAGCAGTGATTGCTATAATGGGCTTTATACCGGCAATTCCGCTTCCTTTTATGCCTGTCCCTATCGTTATCCAAAATGCGGGTATTTTTTTAGCGGGTCTTTTATTAGGACGACGTTATGGTACGTTAAGCGTTATTGTATTTTTATTAGTTGTACTTGTTGGGGCACCTTTATTATCAGGCGGACGCGGTGGCTACGCGGTCTTTGTTGGTCCGAGTGCAGGCTTTTTATTAATGTATCCTATTGTAGCATTTTTAATTGGTTGGATGAGAGATAAATATTTTGAGACGTTAGATTTTAAACGAACATTTGCCATTCTTCTTGTTTTTGGAGTTGTGCTATTAGATCTCGTAGGTGCAATTGTGATGGGCTTTGTGACGCATATACCTGTGTCAAAAGCGTTATATTTTTCGCTTACTTTTTTACCAGGTGATATCATAAAAGCAGTACTGGCTTCATTGATTGCTATGGCGTTGTTTAGAAATCCTATTATTTCAAGAGTCATGCGTCAACT